One Mycolicibacterium fluoranthenivorans DNA window includes the following coding sequences:
- a CDS encoding MBL fold metallo-hydrolase, producing the protein MGDVNVIPLVDEGLGNSAYLVDLADGRALAVDASRDLRRLREAAEKRGLKLAYAADTHLHADFLTGAVALAASDGATVLASAAGNREYPHTPLADADEVDLGGLTLRTLATPGHTHEHIAFELLDGPRTLGVFTGGSLLVGSAARTDLVAPERTEELARAQYRSLHRLARLDDDVAVWPTHGAGSFCSAPPGAQRTSTIGIERATNALLRADSEDVFVKQLLDSLGSFPPYFLRLGEINRRGPALVEGDTLHSLRAPEVAALRASGAAVVDVRPITDFAAGHVPGSVSIALRPVFATWLGWLVASDKPLVIVRNPDQDPAEIVWQARKIGYDLIAGELDGGMSSWTAAGKPTSTIPLVTAERIGAVRVLDIRQDNEFASGHLPAADHIELGALAGRAGDLPAGPTVVMCGHGERAMSAASVLAGAGRHDLAVLDGGPQDWAESTGQSLQVAS; encoded by the coding sequence ATGGGCGATGTGAACGTGATCCCGCTGGTAGACGAGGGGCTGGGAAATTCGGCGTATCTGGTGGACTTGGCGGATGGTCGCGCGCTGGCGGTCGACGCGAGCCGTGATCTGCGCCGGTTGCGAGAGGCCGCCGAGAAACGGGGGTTGAAGCTGGCGTACGCCGCGGACACCCACCTGCACGCCGATTTCCTGACGGGCGCGGTGGCGCTCGCGGCCAGCGACGGCGCGACGGTGCTGGCGTCGGCGGCCGGCAATCGGGAGTATCCCCATACCCCGCTGGCCGACGCCGACGAGGTCGACCTGGGCGGGCTGACGCTGCGCACGCTGGCCACCCCCGGACACACCCATGAGCACATTGCCTTCGAGCTGCTCGACGGTCCGCGAACTTTGGGCGTGTTCACCGGCGGCTCGCTTCTGGTGGGGTCTGCCGCCCGTACCGACCTGGTGGCGCCGGAGCGGACCGAGGAACTCGCGCGGGCACAGTACCGGTCGCTGCATCGGTTGGCCCGCCTCGACGACGACGTCGCGGTGTGGCCCACTCACGGGGCGGGCTCGTTCTGCTCCGCGCCACCCGGGGCCCAGCGGACCTCGACGATCGGCATCGAACGCGCCACCAACGCCCTGCTTCGCGCCGACAGCGAGGACGTGTTCGTCAAGCAGCTGCTGGATTCCCTAGGGAGCTTCCCGCCCTATTTCTTGCGGCTCGGCGAGATCAACCGCCGCGGCCCCGCCCTCGTCGAGGGGGACACGCTGCACTCCCTCCGTGCCCCTGAGGTTGCAGCCCTGCGGGCCTCGGGCGCCGCTGTGGTGGACGTGCGGCCGATCACCGACTTCGCCGCCGGCCATGTCCCCGGATCGGTATCCATCGCACTGCGGCCGGTGTTCGCGACCTGGCTGGGCTGGCTTGTCGCATCGGACAAGCCGCTGGTGATCGTGCGCAACCCCGACCAGGATCCCGCCGAGATCGTGTGGCAGGCCCGCAAGATCGGCTACGACCTGATCGCCGGCGAGCTCGACGGTGGCATGTCGTCCTGGACCGCCGCCGGTAAGCCGACGAGCACGATCCCGCTGGTCACCGCCGAGCGGATCGGCGCCGTCCGGGTCCTCGACATCCGGCAGGACAACGAATTCGCCTCCGGCCACCTACCCGCCGCCGACCACATCGAGCTCGGCGCGCTGGCCGGTCGCGCCGGCGACCTGCCAGCCGGACCGACCGTGGTGATGTGTGGCCACGGGGAGCGGGCGATGAGCGCTGCCAGCGTGCTGGCGGGCGCCGGCCGCCACGACCTGGCCGTGCTCGACGGCGGACCGCAGGACTGGGCCGAGTCGACCGGCCAGTCCCTGCAGGTCGCCTCGTGA